The following proteins come from a genomic window of Paenibacillus swuensis:
- a CDS encoding PhnE/PtxC family ABC transporter permease, which translates to MKLQDRGLETLKPPYNKQAMIIRLTLLAWAGLTVLAFATFNYKDIEVIPAVVKTADILKTMFLQPRFSHLTFTDALGQLMITAGLAFLTTMLGALFALILGLLAASNLSNAKVSVAVKAVVAFIRAVPTVLWVLIFAIAAGLGSVAAVIGMTFHSISYLVKAYSEAFEELGQDGIEPLKASGANWLQIVFQAVLPSSITYLISWTFMRFEINFAVALAMGAAAGAGGIGYDLFMASAYYYDVREIGAITYLILAFAILLELLAGRIKKKMRAHE; encoded by the coding sequence ATGAAACTTCAAGATCGCGGGTTAGAAACCTTGAAGCCGCCGTATAACAAGCAAGCGATGATCATCCGGCTCACATTACTGGCTTGGGCTGGGTTAACGGTGTTGGCTTTTGCAACATTCAATTATAAGGATATTGAAGTGATTCCTGCCGTTGTGAAGACCGCGGATATCCTGAAGACGATGTTCCTCCAGCCTCGATTCAGCCACCTTACGTTCACGGACGCCTTAGGACAATTGATGATTACGGCGGGGCTTGCGTTCTTAACTACGATGCTCGGCGCTCTGTTCGCCCTGATCCTTGGGCTGTTGGCTGCGAGCAACTTGTCGAATGCCAAGGTGTCTGTCGCGGTGAAGGCGGTCGTCGCATTCATTCGGGCCGTACCTACGGTGTTGTGGGTGTTGATCTTCGCGATTGCTGCCGGGCTCGGAAGTGTAGCCGCCGTCATCGGCATGACGTTCCACTCCATCAGCTATCTCGTCAAGGCTTATTCCGAAGCCTTCGAAGAACTGGGGCAGGACGGAATTGAACCGCTGAAGGCGAGCGGAGCAAATTGGCTCCAGATTGTGTTTCAAGCGGTGCTGCCTTCATCAATTACGTATTTAATATCATGGACCTTCATGCGGTTCGAAATCAACTTCGCCGTTGCCTTAGCGATGGGCGCTGCGGCAGGGGCGGGAGGCATCGGTTACGACCTGTTCATGGCAAGCGCCTACTACTACGATGTGAGGGAGATTGGCGCCATTACGTATCTCATTTTGGCTTTTGCAATTCTGCTTGAGCTGCTGGCTGGACGAATTAAGAAGAAGATGAGAGCTCACGAGTGA
- a CDS encoding PhnE/PtxC family ABC transporter permease, whose product MSDHYFARKRMRTLFYCLLLLVMTAAAIVITEFDVVTGFTSIPQAAIWVFDHFYPDAKAMKRLPDIIDSLIETILVSVAATTVAALFALIFAMAGSITTGRGGIFSVISRSVATVFRNIDVAAWSMILLISFGQNVLTGYLALFFGSFGFLTRAFIETIDEMSNSSVEALKSTGAGYLTIMAQSVIPSCIPQLISWVLFMMETNIRQATLIGILTGTGIGFLFSLYYKSLDFHSASLIVIALVLTIAVFETVSNYIRKVIM is encoded by the coding sequence ATGTCTGATCATTATTTTGCACGTAAACGGATGAGGACGCTGTTCTATTGTCTCTTGCTGCTTGTCATGACGGCGGCTGCTATTGTCATTACAGAATTCGATGTGGTCACAGGGTTTACATCTATTCCTCAAGCGGCGATCTGGGTGTTCGACCATTTCTACCCCGATGCCAAGGCGATGAAGCGGCTCCCAGACATTATCGACAGCTTGATCGAGACTATTCTCGTATCCGTCGCAGCCACAACCGTTGCAGCTTTATTCGCCCTGATCTTCGCGATGGCTGGCTCCATTACGACAGGACGTGGCGGGATCTTCAGTGTGATCAGCCGATCCGTTGCAACCGTCTTCCGGAACATTGATGTCGCTGCGTGGTCCATGATTCTGCTGATTTCATTCGGTCAGAACGTGTTGACGGGGTACCTGGCGCTATTCTTCGGGTCCTTCGGGTTCCTCACCCGCGCGTTTATCGAGACGATCGATGAAATGAGTAACAGCTCAGTTGAAGCATTGAAATCAACGGGAGCCGGCTATCTCACCATCATGGCTCAATCGGTCATCCCATCCTGTATTCCGCAGCTCATCAGTTGGGTGCTGTTTATGATGGAAACCAATATCCGTCAAGCGACATTAATCGGTATTCTCACAGGTACGGGGATTGGATTTCTATTCAGCTTGTATTACAAAAGTCTGGATTTTCATTCTGCCTCATTGATCGTCATCGCCCTTGTCCTCACCATTGCGGTATTTGAAACGGTTTCTAACTACATCCGAAAGGTGATCATGTAA
- the phnC gene encoding phosphonate ABC transporter ATP-binding protein — protein MTTLLEFRQVSKQYGKDPRALTDIEFQVHEGEFVSIIGPSGAGKSTLLRCINRMIDASSGEIIFNGTNILKFNKRELKHLRTQMGMVFQHYNLVDRLTVIDNVLHGRLGYKSTLQGVLGLYTSEEKHQAFDTLKRLGLEDQVFKRCDQLSGGQKQRVGIARALVQNPRILLCDEPIASLDPNASRVIMEHLRHISTTMGITVIVNLHQVDVALKYSDRILGVNKGSIVYDGPPQGIQDPAQLSAIYGSAWNQLQEELESKREREVVHV, from the coding sequence ATGACAACGTTATTGGAATTCAGACAGGTGTCCAAGCAGTATGGCAAGGACCCAAGAGCATTAACCGATATTGAGTTTCAAGTTCATGAAGGAGAGTTTGTGTCGATTATCGGTCCCTCCGGGGCCGGTAAGTCAACACTGCTTCGTTGTATCAATCGGATGATTGATGCGAGCAGCGGCGAGATTATATTTAACGGCACGAACATCCTGAAATTCAATAAACGCGAGTTAAAGCACCTGCGAACACAGATGGGTATGGTATTCCAGCATTATAACCTGGTTGACCGGTTAACGGTGATCGATAATGTTCTGCATGGACGCCTTGGTTACAAGTCGACCCTGCAAGGGGTTCTGGGGCTGTATACGAGCGAAGAGAAGCATCAAGCCTTCGATACGTTAAAGAGACTTGGACTGGAAGATCAGGTCTTTAAGCGTTGTGATCAACTGAGCGGCGGACAGAAACAGCGGGTTGGCATTGCTCGCGCGCTTGTACAGAATCCGAGAATACTGCTGTGCGATGAACCGATTGCTTCCTTGGACCCGAACGCCTCCAGGGTTATTATGGAACATCTGCGCCATATTAGTACGACGATGGGCATTACCGTTATCGTCAACTTGCACCAGGTGGATGTGGCGTTGAAGTATTCAGACCGGATTCTCGGTGTGAATAAGGGCAGTATCGTGTATGACGGTCCGCCTCAAGGGATTCAGGATCCGGCGCAATTGTCCGCAATCTACGGGTCGGCGTGGAATCAGCTCCAGGAAGAGCTTGAGTCGAAGCGGGAGCGGGAGGTTGTTCATGTCTGA
- a CDS encoding phosphate/phosphite/phosphonate ABC transporter substrate-binding protein, which yields MNKMVGLIALSLMVVTAGCGKQANNTEKASAEVQTKDTITVAWYPNESGAEMEGAREEIGKVIAAATGKKVEHKTTTDYTIAIEAIANGSADIAYMGAQGYVEARAKNKDVQPLVIASGESGTVDDAAYYSWLSVRKGEEESYKSGDGYSIDSIVGQKFSFVTNSSTSGFKVPSAAIIKHFSQMDKYKSLTVDDLTIGGEDKFFSDVLYGGSHQGSAVNLLNDKADIAAFCDTCVTNYVELSAGEENTAGAVYKVKQGAAEPFNTLEGKEFTVISATPVLNQPFVINAGTVNQEDIQKLKDSFTSDEVKNNSKIFLAKDSEEKGLFKQKSGNEQFLTVEDSFFNPIRELSE from the coding sequence ATGAACAAAATGGTTGGACTTATCGCATTATCACTCATGGTAGTAACAGCGGGTTGCGGCAAACAAGCCAATAATACGGAGAAGGCATCCGCAGAAGTGCAGACGAAAGATACGATAACCGTGGCCTGGTACCCGAATGAATCCGGTGCGGAGATGGAAGGTGCCCGTGAAGAGATCGGGAAAGTGATTGCCGCGGCAACAGGCAAGAAAGTGGAACACAAGACAACGACGGATTACACCATCGCGATTGAAGCGATTGCGAACGGGAGCGCGGATATCGCTTACATGGGAGCGCAAGGGTATGTCGAAGCGAGAGCCAAGAATAAGGATGTGCAGCCTCTGGTTATAGCAAGCGGGGAATCAGGGACCGTTGACGATGCGGCCTATTACAGCTGGTTAAGCGTGCGCAAGGGCGAGGAAGAGAGTTACAAGAGCGGGGACGGCTATTCCATCGATTCCATTGTTGGCCAAAAGTTCTCCTTCGTCACAAATTCCTCGACGTCCGGATTTAAAGTGCCTTCAGCAGCAATCATCAAGCATTTCTCCCAGATGGACAAGTACAAGTCCCTGACAGTGGATGATCTTACGATTGGCGGCGAGGATAAATTCTTCAGCGATGTGCTGTACGGAGGTTCCCACCAAGGTTCTGCTGTCAATCTGCTAAATGATAAGGCGGATATAGCGGCATTCTGCGATACATGTGTCACGAACTATGTGGAATTAAGCGCAGGGGAAGAGAACACGGCAGGGGCGGTGTATAAGGTGAAACAGGGAGCCGCTGAACCTTTCAACACTTTGGAAGGCAAGGAGTTTACCGTTATTTCGGCTACACCGGTATTGAACCAGCCCTTCGTCATTAATGCAGGGACCGTAAATCAAGAGGATATTCAGAAGCTGAAGGATTCGTTCACATCGGATGAGGTCAAGAACAATTCGAAGATTTTCCTGGCGAAAGACTCGGAAGAGAAAGGCCTGTTCAAGCAGAAGAGCGGCAACGAACAATTCCTGACTGTGGAAGACAGTTTCTTTAATCCCATTCGGGAGCTATCGGAATAA
- a CDS encoding phosphonoacetaldehyde reductase has protein sequence MNQYHNPVAISFGAASAASFAEKLQKSYAHVSRVLILTRGGEVEKNGILQPVLDMLGHKEILQLEVTLYNPNVADIYNLKGQVASFDYQLIVAIGGGSVMDVAKVLSALQRMKVHSVAEVREAIASERYREEYPYTPWIGIPTTSGTGSEVTCWATVWDEECNSKYSVSDARLYASDALILPELTVTMPLRLSIATALDAMCHATEAYWSIHTNPITRVYALQAIERIRITLPLLLEQPDQLALREQLSLASVLAGLAFSNTRTTACHSISYPLTMLYGIDHGIAASMTLASVMRHNYDALIEPDKLLSAYGAADVDEVGLWVKRIYETYGLPGQLGSYGVTDEGIRKVVSLSYTKGRMDNNPVEITAEQLEQMLVSLM, from the coding sequence ATGAACCAATACCATAATCCGGTAGCCATCTCCTTCGGGGCAGCCTCCGCGGCAAGTTTTGCAGAGAAGCTGCAGAAAAGTTATGCCCATGTAAGTCGTGTATTGATACTTACGCGAGGCGGTGAAGTGGAAAAGAACGGCATCTTGCAGCCCGTGCTGGACATGCTGGGTCACAAAGAAATTTTACAGCTGGAAGTTACTCTCTACAATCCCAATGTTGCCGATATCTACAACTTGAAGGGACAGGTCGCATCGTTCGACTACCAACTCATCGTGGCCATAGGCGGCGGCAGCGTAATGGATGTAGCCAAAGTTCTGTCGGCGCTGCAACGGATGAAGGTTCATTCGGTTGCTGAGGTCAGGGAGGCCATCGCAAGTGAACGATATCGGGAAGAGTATCCATATACACCGTGGATCGGTATCCCCACGACATCGGGTACGGGCTCTGAGGTCACCTGCTGGGCAACGGTGTGGGATGAGGAATGCAACAGCAAATATTCGGTCTCTGATGCAAGATTGTACGCAAGCGATGCGTTGATTCTGCCGGAACTGACCGTTACGATGCCGCTGCGATTAAGTATTGCTACAGCGCTGGATGCCATGTGCCATGCGACCGAGGCGTACTGGTCCATCCATACGAACCCGATTACCCGTGTATACGCGTTGCAAGCCATCGAGAGAATTCGGATCACGCTCCCCTTACTACTGGAGCAGCCGGATCAGCTCGCGTTACGAGAGCAATTGTCCTTAGCTAGTGTGCTGGCGGGGTTAGCTTTCAGCAATACGAGAACGACCGCTTGTCATTCCATTTCGTATCCGCTCACGATGCTGTACGGTATCGATCACGGCATTGCCGCCAGCATGACGTTGGCTTCGGTGATGAGACATAACTATGACGCGTTAATAGAACCGGACAAGCTGCTAAGCGCGTATGGCGCTGCGGATGTGGATGAGGTCGGTCTTTGGGTCAAAAGAATATATGAAACATACGGGTTACCAGGTCAGTTAGGCTCCTACGGGGTTACGGATGAAGGAATTCGCAAGGTGGTGTCGCTCTCGTACACCAAGGGAAGAATGGACAATAATCCTGTTGAAATTACAGCTGAACAGCTCGAACAAATGTTAGTTTCGTTGATGTAA
- the phnX gene encoding phosphonoacetaldehyde hydrolase — MTQQERIKAVILDWAGTVIDYGCFAPMHAFIQVFEEAGVRITTREARIPMGMLKWDHIEAILQMERIKVAWADRYGKEAVKEDVDRLYVRFETILMESLQTYTDPIPGALETVNQLREAGIAIGSTTGYTSGMMETIVPEAKRKGYSPDYWIASDQVKAGRPYPYMIFQNLNELGIFPPSAVIKVGDTVSDVLEGKNAGVWTVAVIRGSSELGLTEEEVYSLPEDELAVRLNQARRTFEEAGADYVIGSIHLLPSVIDEIERTKLERTTS, encoded by the coding sequence ATGACGCAACAAGAGCGTATTAAGGCGGTAATTTTGGATTGGGCAGGAACCGTTATTGATTACGGTTGTTTTGCACCTATGCATGCATTTATTCAAGTATTCGAGGAGGCGGGTGTACGAATCACAACTCGGGAAGCGAGAATTCCCATGGGCATGCTGAAATGGGATCACATTGAAGCGATTCTTCAGATGGAAAGAATCAAGGTTGCCTGGGCAGACAGGTATGGCAAGGAAGCGGTAAAGGAAGATGTGGATCGTCTCTATGTCCGATTCGAGACCATCCTCATGGAATCCCTTCAAACGTACACGGACCCGATCCCCGGCGCTTTGGAGACGGTGAATCAACTGCGAGAAGCAGGAATCGCAATAGGTTCTACAACCGGTTATACGTCCGGCATGATGGAGACCATTGTCCCTGAAGCTAAGCGGAAAGGCTATTCACCCGATTACTGGATTGCCTCGGATCAAGTCAAAGCGGGCCGTCCGTACCCCTACATGATATTTCAGAACTTGAACGAACTGGGTATCTTCCCGCCGAGTGCGGTCATTAAGGTGGGAGATACAGTGTCCGATGTTCTTGAAGGAAAGAATGCGGGCGTATGGACGGTGGCGGTAATTCGTGGAAGCAGCGAGCTGGGTCTAACCGAGGAGGAGGTGTATAGCCTGCCTGAGGATGAACTTGCGGTACGCCTGAATCAAGCCAGAAGAACATTCGAGGAAGCGGGAGCAGACTATGTGATTGGCTCCATCCATTTGCTTCCCTCGGTTATTGATGAGATTGAACGAACGAAACTGGAGCGTACAACTTCATGA
- a CDS encoding DeoR/GlpR family DNA-binding transcription regulator — protein MLAQERHRLILLELESKRQVTVVELKSLLQVSLDTVRRDLERLEREDKLQRVHGGAITKSEEISTNQAFFKRKLTQNEKKQELAKYAVELVQEYQAVSLNAGTTNIEVAKHLAARFDKLTVITNSLRIADILTSKPGFTVIIPGGYLNHEEFSLYGRSIEEEIMSFNSDLTFISINAISLEKGLTDFRQGEAGVINAMLKSAKQKIVVADSSKFETVSYLNICGLNQIDAVITDSYMDEELQVLYEQQNISIINASRM, from the coding sequence ATGCTTGCACAGGAGAGGCATCGATTAATACTGCTTGAATTGGAATCGAAGAGGCAAGTTACGGTTGTGGAATTAAAATCATTACTCCAAGTATCGCTGGACACGGTCCGCAGGGATCTGGAACGGCTGGAACGTGAGGACAAGCTGCAGCGTGTTCACGGTGGGGCTATTACCAAGAGTGAGGAGATTTCGACGAATCAGGCATTCTTCAAACGCAAGCTCACGCAGAACGAGAAGAAGCAGGAACTGGCGAAGTATGCTGTGGAGCTCGTGCAAGAGTATCAAGCGGTATCCCTCAATGCCGGTACGACGAATATCGAGGTTGCCAAGCACCTTGCGGCTCGCTTCGATAAGCTTACCGTGATTACGAATTCTCTGCGTATCGCCGATATTCTGACCAGTAAACCAGGCTTCACCGTCATTATTCCGGGAGGCTACCTCAATCATGAGGAATTCTCTCTGTATGGACGCTCGATTGAGGAAGAAATCATGAGCTTCAACAGTGACCTTACTTTTATCAGTATTAATGCCATATCGCTCGAGAAGGGGCTAACGGATTTCCGCCAGGGGGAAGCGGGAGTCATCAACGCGATGCTGAAGAGCGCTAAACAGAAGATCGTCGTTGCGGATTCAAGTAAATTCGAAACGGTATCGTACCTGAACATTTGCGGATTGAATCAGATCGATGCGGTTATAACGGACTCCTACATGGATGAGGAGCTGCAAGTCCTCTACGAACAACAGAATATCTCCATTATTAACGCAAGCCGAATGTAG
- a CDS encoding SRPBCC family protein, with protein MNSTQVGDREIVITRVLDASREVVYDAWTKEEQLSQWWGPQGFTTTTEKFDLSPGGIWQFIMHGPDGVDYPNTNIFVEFVKPERIVIEHAVFPHFVATARLEDVEGKTKLTYSCVFDESAEVFEKVKIYAVPGGEQTMERLEELLSKK; from the coding sequence ATGAACTCAACGCAAGTAGGAGATCGCGAGATCGTGATTACCCGTGTACTGGATGCATCGCGTGAGGTTGTGTATGATGCCTGGACGAAAGAAGAGCAACTATCGCAGTGGTGGGGACCGCAAGGATTCACGACGACTACGGAGAAGTTTGACCTGAGCCCAGGGGGGATTTGGCAATTTATCATGCATGGTCCGGACGGTGTGGATTATCCAAACACCAACATCTTTGTTGAGTTTGTGAAACCGGAGCGGATTGTTATTGAGCATGCGGTATTTCCTCATTTTGTGGCGACGGCCCGTTTGGAGGATGTGGAGGGGAAGACGAAGCTTACGTATAGCTGTGTTTTTGATGAGAGTGCCGAAGTGTTTGAGAAGGTGAAGATCTACGCCGTCCCGGGTGGGGAACAGACGATGGAACGCCTTGAGGAGCTCTTGTCCAAAAAGTAG
- a CDS encoding dihydrofolate reductase family protein — MPNNQEQRRIILDLAVTLDGFIEGKNGEIDWCILDPEMGFDEFLGSIDTILYGRKSYDLWGQYTPETNDADAEFWKQVHNKDKYVFSKTQHKTNPNATYINDHIAEEVAKLKSEPGKDIWLYGGASLITTFMDLGLIDEFRLSVHPVILGEGKPLFSDIKMRVELQLVETKPYSSGVVQLIYRKQ; from the coding sequence ATGCCAAACAATCAGGAACAAAGAAGAATTATCCTGGATCTAGCAGTGACATTAGATGGCTTTATTGAAGGCAAGAACGGGGAGATCGATTGGTGCATCTTGGACCCGGAGATGGGATTCGACGAATTTCTGGGTTCCATTGATACGATTTTGTACGGAAGAAAAAGCTACGACCTATGGGGCCAATATACACCGGAGACGAATGATGCGGATGCGGAATTTTGGAAACAGGTGCATAACAAAGACAAGTATGTCTTCTCCAAAACACAGCATAAAACCAACCCCAATGCCACATACATTAACGATCATATTGCCGAAGAAGTAGCTAAACTCAAGAGTGAGCCTGGGAAAGACATCTGGCTGTATGGCGGAGCAAGTTTGATCACTACCTTCATGGACTTAGGGCTTATCGATGAATTCAGATTGTCCGTTCACCCTGTGATTCTTGGAGAAGGTAAACCGTTATTTTCGGATATCAAAATGAGGGTGGAGTTACAGCTGGTGGAGACCAAACCTTACTCTTCAGGTGTTGTGCAATTAATCTATCGTAAACAATAA